One part of the [Pantoea] beijingensis genome encodes these proteins:
- the dnaQ gene encoding DNA polymerase III subunit epsilon translates to MVIDTNSANRIIVLDTETTGMNMIGVHYEGHRIIEIGAVEVVNRRLTGNNFHLYLKPDRLVDPEAFGVHGIADEFLADKPAFSEIADEFLDYIRGAELVIHNASFDIGFMDYEFSKLKRDIPKTDTFCKITDSLLMARKLFPGKRNSLDALCSRYEIDNSKRTLHGALLDAEILAEVFLAMTGGQTSLAFSVEGERKEADGSASIQRIVRPASALRVVQATDEEAMAHEQRLDLVMKKGGSCLWRA, encoded by the coding sequence ATGGTTATCGACACAAATAGCGCTAACAGGATTATCGTCCTTGATACAGAAACCACGGGTATGAACATGATTGGTGTTCATTACGAAGGGCACCGTATTATCGAAATCGGCGCTGTTGAAGTCGTTAATCGGCGTCTGACGGGTAATAACTTTCATCTTTATCTCAAGCCGGATCGGCTGGTGGACCCTGAAGCATTTGGTGTTCATGGTATCGCCGATGAATTTCTTGCGGATAAACCTGCTTTTAGCGAGATTGCCGATGAGTTTCTCGACTACATCCGTGGGGCCGAACTGGTCATCCATAATGCTTCGTTTGATATCGGTTTTATGGATTATGAATTCAGTAAGCTGAAGCGCGATATTCCTAAAACGGATACCTTCTGTAAAATTACCGACAGCTTGCTGATGGCGCGCAAGTTGTTTCCGGGAAAGCGTAATAGCCTTGATGCACTGTGTTCACGTTATGAAATAGATAACAGTAAGCGGACGTTGCACGGCGCATTGCTTGATGCGGAGATCCTTGCTGAGGTCTTCCTGGCAATGACCGGCGGGCAAACGTCGCTGGCATTTTCCGTTGAAGGCGAGCGTAAGGAAGCGGATGGTAGCGCAAGTATTCAACGGATTGTACGGCCGGCGTCAGCGCTACGTGTCGTACAGGCGACGGATGAAGAGGCAATGGCGCATGAACAGCGTCTGGACCTGGTGATGAAGAAGGGAGGAAGTTGTCTGTGGCGCGCTTAA
- the rnhA gene encoding ribonuclease HI: MFPEPVYVRLVFFAEGSLSAMRKEVEIFTDGSCLGNPGPGGYGAILRYQQHEKFFSAGYHLTTNNRMELMAAIVALEALTQPCVVCVSTDSQYVRQGITSWIHNWKKRGWKTADKKPVKNVDLWKRLDAALSHHEIKWEWVKGHAGHPENERCDELARKAASSPTIDDVGYQQES; encoded by the coding sequence ATGTTTCCCGAGCCGGTTTATGTCAGACTTGTTTTTTTTGCAGAAGGAAGTCTATCCGCGATGCGCAAAGAGGTAGAAATTTTCACTGATGGTTCCTGTCTTGGCAACCCTGGACCCGGTGGTTATGGCGCAATCTTGCGCTACCAACAACACGAAAAATTTTTTAGTGCCGGGTATCACCTTACAACGAACAATCGCATGGAGCTCATGGCAGCGATTGTTGCTCTTGAAGCATTAACACAGCCTTGCGTGGTGTGCGTTAGCACCGATAGCCAATATGTACGCCAGGGGATTACCAGTTGGATTCACAACTGGAAAAAACGCGGCTGGAAAACGGCCGATAAGAAACCGGTTAAGAATGTCGATCTTTGGAAACGGCTCGATGCTGCCCTGAGCCACCATGAAATTAAGTGGGAATGGGTAAAAGGCCATGCTGGACATCCAGAGAACGAGCGCTGTGATGAATTGGCGCGAAAGGCCGCCAGCAGTCCTACCATTGACGATGTCGGCTATCAGCAGGAATCCTGA
- a CDS encoding class I SAM-dependent methyltransferase, which produces MKPAKTRQILNAPNSWADMPWGDYFRDALSQHLQPCLSKLYGFHLLKIGNLSAEIDTQNCAIAHQVNVGIEGDSLQVIADPMRLPFESKSVDACLLAHTLAWSGDPHRILREVDRVLIDDGWLIISGFTPFSLLGMGKMIPGLHRRAPWSGRMFTQMRLLDWLGLLNYEVMHRTRFQVVPWNRQGGKMMTTHLPALGCLNIVVARKRTFPLTMNPAKKRAGKAQLRPAVNAARQLRKTRDQDSC; this is translated from the coding sequence ATGAAGCCCGCTAAAACACGTCAAATTCTTAATGCCCCAAACTCCTGGGCTGATATGCCTTGGGGCGACTATTTTCGCGATGCACTCTCGCAGCACCTTCAACCCTGCCTGAGTAAATTGTATGGTTTCCATTTGCTTAAAATCGGTAACCTCAGTGCGGAAATTGATACCCAGAATTGTGCTATCGCTCATCAGGTCAACGTGGGGATTGAAGGGGATTCTCTGCAAGTGATAGCCGATCCAATGCGCTTGCCATTTGAATCGAAATCAGTTGACGCTTGCTTACTGGCGCACACATTGGCCTGGAGTGGCGATCCGCATCGTATTTTACGTGAAGTCGATCGGGTATTGATTGATGATGGTTGGCTGATTATCAGCGGGTTCACGCCCTTTAGCCTGTTGGGAATGGGTAAAATGATCCCAGGATTACATCGCCGAGCGCCCTGGAGTGGCCGGATGTTCACCCAGATGCGGTTGCTGGACTGGCTCGGCCTGCTTAATTATGAAGTGATGCATCGAACCCGGTTTCAGGTCGTGCCCTGGAACAGGCAAGGGGGGAAAATGATGACGACCCATCTACCTGCGTTAGGATGCCTGAATATTGTTGTTGCCAGGAAACGTACTTTCCCGCTAACGATGAACCCCGCAAAAAAGCGTGCTGGAAAGGCGCAGTTGCGGCCAGCAGTGAATGCGGCGCGGCAACTGCGTAAGACACGGGATCAGGATTCCTGCTGA
- the gloB gene encoding hydroxyacylglutathione hydrolase has protein sequence MNLTSIPALQDNYIWTLNNDRGHCLIVDPGEAAPVINTLQQNQWQPVAILLTHHHHDHVGGVKELVEKWPQLVVYGPQETQNKGATEIVSEGDCFTILGNEFRVIGTPGHTLGHISYFSFPYIFCGDTMFSGGCGRLFEGTPEQMFESFHKLNNLPDDSLVCCAHEYTLSNLKFAQHILPQDNEIAACFQQIKDLRAKNHITLPTKLAFERKINLFLRTHEIDLQKIIGFNSPPYHQWQVFARLRELKDHF, from the coding sequence ATGAATCTTACCAGCATTCCCGCTCTTCAGGATAACTACATCTGGACACTCAATAATGACCGCGGTCACTGCCTGATTGTCGATCCCGGCGAAGCGGCCCCCGTGATCAACACCTTGCAACAGAACCAGTGGCAGCCTGTCGCTATTTTACTAACGCATCACCATCACGACCACGTTGGCGGCGTAAAAGAACTGGTTGAAAAATGGCCACAGCTTGTGGTGTATGGTCCGCAAGAGACACAAAATAAGGGAGCCACTGAGATTGTCAGTGAGGGGGATTGCTTCACTATTTTGGGCAACGAATTTCGTGTAATAGGGACACCTGGCCATACTTTAGGACATATCTCATATTTTAGTTTCCCTTATATTTTTTGTGGAGACACTATGTTTTCTGGCGGCTGCGGACGATTATTTGAAGGCACACCGGAACAAATGTTTGAATCTTTTCATAAACTTAACAACCTTCCAGATGATTCACTGGTTTGCTGCGCCCATGAATATACATTATCTAATTTGAAGTTTGCGCAACACATACTCCCCCAGGATAATGAAATTGCAGCTTGTTTCCAGCAAATTAAGGACTTACGAGCTAAAAATCATATTACTTTGCCTACAAAACTCGCATTTGAACGGAAAATAAATTTATTTTTACGAACGCATGAAATTGATTTACAAAAGATTATTGGATTTAACTCGCCTCCTTACCATCAATGGCAAGTTTTCGCGCGCTTACGCGAGCTCAAAGACCATTTTTGA
- the mltD gene encoding murein transglycosylase D, producing MKAKAILLASVLLVGCQASRHDANIPEQHAQSLSSAGQSENGKNPDRMLSARWQDDGTGLAQDQDLWNFISDELKMQVPENSRIREQKQKYLKNKSYLHDVTLRAEPYMYWIVEQIKQRKMPMELVLLPIVESAFDPHATSAANAAGIWQIVPATGRNYGLKQNQWYDGRRDIVASTKVALDMMQRLNGMFGGDWLLTVAAYNSGEGRVLKAVKQNKARGKPTDFWHLSLPRETTVYVPKMLALGELLKHNKRYGIRLPAPNESRALARVEVGQQIELTQAADMAGMSLTKLKSFNSGYKRGTTAPNGPHYIMVPKSNVAKLRDSLASGDISAVQPTQLASNIGSKATSYKVRSGDTLSGIAKRLGVSIKDLQRANNLRGANIKPGQTLSVSSSKSTELADNSGSITYKVRKGDSVASIAKRHGVNMKDVLRWNNVLSGAKSIQPGDELTLFVSNNAMPES from the coding sequence ATGAAGGCTAAAGCGATATTACTCGCCTCGGTCTTGCTGGTGGGATGCCAGGCATCAAGGCACGATGCTAACATCCCGGAACAGCATGCACAGAGTCTGTCTTCGGCAGGTCAAAGTGAAAATGGAAAAAATCCAGATCGAATGTTGTCTGCGCGTTGGCAGGATGATGGAACAGGCCTCGCACAAGACCAGGATCTTTGGAATTTCATTAGCGACGAGCTGAAGATGCAGGTTCCGGAAAACAGCCGGATCCGCGAACAAAAACAAAAGTACTTAAAGAACAAGAGCTATCTCCACGATGTAACATTACGGGCAGAGCCGTATATGTACTGGATAGTCGAGCAGATTAAACAACGTAAAATGCCGATGGAACTGGTACTGCTACCCATAGTGGAGAGCGCTTTTGACCCCCATGCGACGTCCGCAGCAAATGCCGCAGGCATTTGGCAGATTGTACCCGCGACGGGGCGTAACTACGGTTTGAAACAGAACCAGTGGTATGACGGACGACGAGATATTGTCGCCTCGACAAAAGTTGCATTGGATATGATGCAGCGCCTTAATGGCATGTTTGGTGGTGACTGGTTACTTACCGTTGCCGCGTACAACAGCGGTGAAGGCCGTGTACTGAAAGCAGTGAAACAGAATAAAGCCAGAGGTAAGCCTACCGATTTCTGGCATCTTTCACTGCCACGTGAGACTACGGTATATGTGCCTAAGATGTTAGCGCTGGGTGAACTCCTGAAGCATAACAAGCGCTATGGTATCCGGCTACCTGCCCCGAACGAGAGCCGCGCTTTAGCGCGAGTGGAAGTCGGCCAGCAGATTGAGTTAACGCAGGCTGCCGATATGGCAGGCATGTCGTTAACCAAGCTTAAGAGCTTTAATAGCGGTTACAAACGTGGAACGACAGCGCCTAATGGGCCACATTACATTATGGTGCCAAAATCTAACGTTGCGAAGCTTCGTGATTCTCTGGCTTCAGGGGATATCTCTGCAGTTCAGCCTACGCAGTTAGCCAGTAACATTGGAAGTAAAGCGACAAGCTATAAGGTACGTAGTGGTGACACGCTTTCAGGCATTGCGAAACGTTTAGGCGTTTCAATAAAAGATCTGCAACGTGCCAATAATCTTCGCGGTGCGAACATTAAGCCAGGGCAAACGTTGAGCGTTAGCAGTAGTAAAAGTACCGAGCTGGCTGATAATAGCGGCAGTATTACTTACAAGGTGCGGAAAGGGGATTCTGTTGCCAGCATAGCAAAACGTCATGGTGTTAATATGAAAGACGTATTGCGTTGGAACAATGTATTAAGTGGTGCGAAAAGCATCCAACCCGGTGATGAGCTGACGCTTTTTGTAAGTAATAACGCAATGCCAGAGAGTTAA
- a CDS encoding class I SAM-dependent methyltransferase gives MTAKSHHQHVEAQFGDRAQAYLSSAVHATGHDLQRLSKRLSATPESCVLDLGCGAGHASFIAAEQVRNVVAYDLSSQMLDVVKRTASERGYSHLKTEQGYAESLPFPDETFDIVISRYSAHHWHDVGQALREVKRVLKPAGAVIFMDVSSPGNAVLDIWLQTIEALRDTSHVRDYSPGEWLNMFTKAGLMINRVTQDRLSLEFSNWVTRMRTPETLVTAIRAYQQSASDEVKRYYMLQDDGSFTSDTLFIEAYKA, from the coding sequence ATGACAGCTAAAAGCCATCATCAACATGTTGAAGCGCAATTTGGCGATCGGGCCCAGGCTTATCTGAGTAGTGCGGTGCATGCAACTGGCCACGATTTGCAGCGTTTGTCGAAACGCTTGTCCGCTACTCCTGAGTCCTGTGTACTGGATCTCGGGTGTGGAGCAGGGCACGCCAGCTTTATTGCGGCTGAGCAGGTCCGGAACGTCGTTGCCTATGACCTCTCATCTCAAATGCTGGACGTTGTGAAGCGTACTGCCAGCGAGCGTGGCTATTCACATTTAAAGACGGAGCAAGGCTACGCGGAATCGCTGCCGTTTCCTGATGAAACCTTTGATATTGTAATTAGCCGTTATTCTGCACACCACTGGCATGACGTTGGGCAGGCGCTGCGTGAGGTTAAACGGGTATTGAAACCCGCCGGTGCCGTTATTTTTATGGATGTGAGCTCACCGGGAAACGCCGTACTGGATATCTGGTTGCAGACCATTGAAGCGCTGCGTGATACCTCCCACGTCCGTGATTATAGCCCTGGTGAGTGGTTAAACATGTTTACGAAGGCGGGGCTGATGATCAACCGTGTAACGCAAGATCGGCTGTCACTTGAGTTTTCTAACTGGGTTACACGCATGCGTACACCTGAAACCCTGGTAACCGCTATCCGCGCCTACCAGCAGTCTGCTTCTGATGAAGTAAAACGCTATTACATGTTGCAAGACGATGGAAGCTTTACCAGCGATACGCTCTTTATTGAAGCTTATAAAGCTTGA
- a CDS encoding endonuclease/exonuclease/phosphatase family protein produces the protein MQKKTYAMRYVAGQPAEQIFPPGAMLHVGQALPPGAPLPMDSTLRVLVWNIFKQQRADWLSVLQNFGKDAHLVLLQEAQTTPELIKFATSNYLAADQVPAFVLPQHPSGVMTLAAAHPVYCCPLREREPLLRLAKSALVTAYPLPNSEMLMVVNIHAVNFSLGIDVYSKQLGPIGEQILHHQGPVIMAGDFNAWSRQRMHALYRFAREMGLRDVRFTDDHRRKAFGRPLDFVFYRGIDVAAASVLVTRASDHNPLLVEFHSGKPPLI, from the coding sequence GTGCAGAAGAAAACTTATGCCATGAGATACGTCGCAGGTCAGCCAGCGGAACAAATTTTCCCGCCTGGCGCGATGTTGCATGTAGGACAGGCATTACCACCAGGTGCACCCTTACCGATGGATTCGACACTGCGAGTTTTAGTCTGGAATATTTTTAAACAACAGCGGGCCGACTGGTTATCAGTACTCCAAAATTTCGGTAAAGATGCGCATCTGGTTTTGTTGCAAGAAGCACAAACTACGCCGGAACTGATTAAGTTCGCTACCTCAAACTATCTTGCAGCCGATCAGGTTCCCGCTTTTGTATTGCCTCAACATCCTTCAGGTGTTATGACGCTTGCTGCTGCGCATCCCGTATATTGTTGTCCACTCCGCGAACGTGAGCCATTACTTCGCCTGGCAAAATCAGCCCTGGTCACGGCTTATCCGTTGCCGAATAGCGAGATGCTGATGGTTGTTAATATTCATGCTGTTAATTTCAGTCTGGGTATTGATGTCTACAGCAAACAACTGGGGCCAATCGGGGAACAGATACTTCATCATCAGGGCCCGGTTATTATGGCTGGAGATTTCAATGCCTGGAGTCGTCAGCGCATGCATGCCCTCTACCGCTTCGCGCGTGAGATGGGGTTACGTGACGTTCGTTTTACCGACGATCATCGTCGTAAAGCGTTTGGCCGCCCACTGGATTTTGTTTTCTACCGTGGTATAGACGTTGCTGCGGCATCAGTCCTTGTCACCCGTGCATCCGATCACAATCCGCTACTCGTTGAATTCCACTCTGGCAAGCCCCCGCTGATTTAA
- the yafC gene encoding DNA-binding transcriptional regulator YafC → MKASSEELIIFVAVVESGSFSRAAEQLHMANSVVSRAVKKLENKLGVELLTRTTRQIKLTQEGEKYFRHVQKLLQEMAAAENELMESQLTPRGVLRIDAATPVILHLLMPLIKPFRERYPQMRLSLVSSETFINLIERKVDIAIRAGNLTDSSLRARPLFLSYRRVVASPDYLSKFSRPTKVADLATHTCLGFTEPLNLNRWPLQQQDGQLYEITPDITSNSGETLKQLCLSGNGIACLSDYMIDKEIEEGKLVTLMADKVLPVEMPFNAVYYSDRAVSSRIRAFIDFLSEHVKKVDKQVSLYQQSDRD, encoded by the coding sequence ATGAAAGCTTCATCGGAAGAGTTAATCATTTTTGTTGCCGTCGTGGAAAGTGGTAGTTTTAGCCGAGCTGCCGAACAGCTTCACATGGCCAATTCTGTCGTCAGTCGGGCAGTTAAAAAACTCGAAAATAAATTGGGGGTTGAGCTATTAACCCGTACCACACGCCAGATTAAACTGACGCAGGAAGGAGAAAAATATTTCCGTCATGTACAAAAATTGCTTCAGGAGATGGCCGCTGCGGAAAATGAACTGATGGAAAGCCAGCTTACGCCAAGAGGTGTATTGCGTATTGATGCCGCCACACCCGTTATCCTTCACCTTTTAATGCCGTTAATTAAACCATTCCGTGAACGCTATCCACAAATGAGACTCTCACTTGTCTCATCTGAGACCTTCATTAATTTAATTGAACGAAAAGTTGATATTGCTATCAGGGCAGGGAACTTGACAGACTCGAGCCTCCGTGCAAGACCACTTTTTCTCAGTTACCGCAGAGTCGTCGCCTCCCCGGATTATCTTAGCAAGTTTAGCCGACCGACCAAGGTCGCCGATCTTGCTACACATACCTGTCTTGGATTTACTGAACCATTAAATCTTAATCGCTGGCCACTGCAGCAACAAGATGGCCAGCTTTATGAAATCACTCCGGATATAACATCAAACAGTGGTGAAACTTTAAAACAACTATGCCTTTCTGGTAATGGAATTGCCTGTTTATCAGATTACATGATCGATAAGGAGATCGAAGAAGGGAAATTAGTCACGTTAATGGCTGATAAGGTTTTACCTGTAGAGATGCCATTTAATGCTGTTTATTACAGCGATCGCGCTGTCAGCAGCCGCATTCGTGCTTTTATTGACTTTCTGAGTGAGCATGTAAAAAAAGTTGATAAGCAGGTTAGCCTCTATCAGCAAAGTGATCGTGATTAA
- the gmhB gene encoding D-glycero-beta-D-manno-heptose 1,7-bisphosphate 7-phosphatase, translated as MAELVPAIFLDRDGTVNIDHGYVYEIDDFQFIDGVIDAMRELKAMGFALVLVTNQSGIARGKFSEDQFMQLTEWMDWSLADRGVDLDGIWFCPHHPEAVEDTYRQTCDCRKPQPGMLISAQSELNIDMAASYMVGDKIDDMLAGQAAGVGKKVLVRTGKPVTPESEAAADWVITSLAELPKRIKQG; from the coding sequence GTGGCAGAGCTTGTTCCCGCAATTTTTCTTGATCGTGATGGTACCGTAAATATCGATCATGGCTATGTTTATGAGATCGATGATTTCCAGTTTATTGATGGCGTCATTGATGCGATGCGTGAATTGAAGGCCATGGGCTTTGCTTTGGTGCTGGTAACCAACCAGTCAGGTATTGCTCGTGGTAAGTTTAGTGAAGATCAATTCATGCAGTTAACGGAGTGGATGGATTGGTCGCTGGCTGACCGCGGTGTTGATTTGGATGGTATCTGGTTTTGTCCGCATCATCCTGAGGCAGTAGAAGATACCTACCGGCAGACATGTGACTGCCGTAAGCCTCAGCCCGGTATGCTGATTTCTGCACAAAGCGAACTGAATATTGATATGGCAGCTTCTTATATGGTTGGCGACAAAATTGACGACATGCTAGCGGGTCAGGCAGCAGGCGTAGGTAAAAAAGTCTTGGTGCGTACCGGTAAACCAGTAACCCCCGAGAGTGAAGCTGCTGCGGATTGGGTGATTACCTCTCTTGCAGAGCTCCCGAAACGTATTAAACAGGGTTAA
- the metN gene encoding methionine ABC transporter ATP-binding protein MetN gives MIKLSNITKVFQQSSRTITALSNVSLHVPAGQIYGVIGASGAGKSTLIRCVNLLERPTSGSVLVDGTDLTALNERELTQARRQIGMIFQHFNLLNSRTVFGNIALPLELGSLTRNEISQRVTELLDLVGLSDKKDVWPANLSGGQKQRVAIARALASNPKVLLCDEATSALDPATTRSILELLKDINRRLGITILLITHEMDVVKRICDRVAVISNGELIEQDTVSEVFSHPKTPLAQQFIQSTLHLDIPADYIERLEAENTPDSVPLLRLEFTGESVDAPLLSESARRFNVNNNIISAQMDYAGGVKFGIMLAEMHGQEADTAAAIAFLQEQHVKVEVLGYV, from the coding sequence ATGATTAAACTTTCGAATATAACCAAAGTGTTCCAGCAAAGTTCACGAACCATAACTGCCCTGTCAAATGTCAGTTTGCACGTGCCTGCCGGACAAATTTATGGCGTTATCGGTGCATCAGGCGCGGGTAAAAGTACACTTATTCGCTGCGTAAATTTATTAGAACGCCCAACATCGGGCAGTGTATTGGTTGATGGTACAGATCTTACAGCCCTGAATGAACGCGAACTCACGCAGGCACGGCGCCAGATAGGCATGATCTTCCAGCACTTTAACCTGCTCAACTCACGCACGGTATTTGGTAACATTGCGCTTCCACTTGAATTAGGTAGCCTGACACGCAATGAAATATCACAGCGTGTCACTGAATTACTGGATCTGGTTGGGTTATCGGACAAAAAAGATGTCTGGCCCGCTAACCTTTCCGGAGGGCAAAAGCAACGTGTCGCGATTGCGCGCGCCCTAGCCAGTAATCCAAAAGTGCTGTTATGTGATGAGGCCACCAGCGCACTCGATCCCGCTACTACACGCTCCATACTGGAATTACTGAAAGATATTAATCGCCGGCTGGGGATCACTATTTTGCTGATCACTCATGAAATGGATGTGGTAAAACGCATCTGCGATCGGGTTGCGGTCATTAGCAACGGTGAGTTAATTGAGCAAGATACCGTTAGCGAAGTCTTTTCTCATCCCAAAACCCCTTTAGCTCAACAATTTATCCAGTCGACGCTGCATCTTGATATTCCTGCAGATTACATTGAGCGCCTGGAGGCGGAGAATACCCCCGATAGTGTGCCCCTGTTGCGTCTTGAATTTACCGGCGAATCGGTCGATGCCCCATTATTATCTGAATCGGCCCGACGTTTTAATGTGAATAACAATATCATCAGCGCGCAGATGGATTATGCAGGCGGCGTTAAATTCGGCATTATGCTCGCTGAAATGCACGGCCAGGAAGCAGATACCGCCGCTGCAATTGCCTTTCTGCAGGAACAGCATGTAAAAGTTGAGGTATTAGGTTATGTCTGA
- a CDS encoding methionine ABC transporter permease MetI: MSEAMIWLLGRGVWETLMMTFVSGFFGFVIGLPVGVLLYITRPGQIIENAKLYRILSALVNIFRSIPFIILLVWMIPFTRIIVGTSIGLQAAIVPLTVGAAPFIARMVENALLELPSGLIEASRAMGATPMQIIRKVLLPEALPGLVNAATITLITLVGYSAMGGAVGAGGLGQIGYQYGYIGYNATVMNTVLVLLVVLVYLIQFCGDRIVRAVTHK, from the coding sequence ATGTCTGAGGCAATGATCTGGCTATTAGGTCGTGGTGTTTGGGAAACACTGATGATGACCTTTGTCTCCGGCTTTTTTGGTTTTGTGATTGGCCTGCCGGTTGGCGTATTACTTTATATTACCCGGCCGGGGCAAATCATTGAGAACGCAAAACTATACCGGATACTTTCCGCGCTGGTGAACATCTTCCGCTCCATCCCCTTTATTATCCTCTTAGTGTGGATGATTCCATTTACGCGCATCATTGTTGGAACCTCAATTGGTCTGCAGGCGGCTATTGTTCCTTTGACCGTGGGTGCCGCGCCTTTTATTGCCCGTATGGTGGAAAACGCATTGCTGGAATTACCCAGCGGTTTAATTGAAGCATCGCGCGCTATGGGTGCCACACCAATGCAAATAATCAGAAAGGTTTTACTTCCAGAAGCGCTGCCAGGCCTGGTGAACGCAGCCACAATTACGTTAATTACGTTAGTTGGCTACTCAGCAATGGGTGGGGCTGTAGGGGCCGGAGGTTTGGGGCAAATCGGTTATCAGTACGGTTATATCGGTTACAACGCCACGGTCATGAATACGGTGTTAGTGCTATTAGTTGTGCTGGTATATTTAATTCAATTCTGTGGCGATCGCATCGTCCGGGCTGTTACGCATAAGTAA
- a CDS encoding MetQ/NlpA family lipoprotein: protein MSFTFKTIATLGVLMGSLALAGCGQDEKDPNHIKVGVIVGAEQQVAEAAQKVAKEKYGLDVELVTFNDYVLPNEALSKGDIDVNAFQHKPYLDQQIKDRGYKLVPVGNTFVYPIAGYSKKIQSLDELQAGAQVAIPNDPTNLGRSLLLLQKVGLIKLKDDVGLLPTVLDVTENPKKLKLVELEAPQLPRSLDDQQIALAVINTTYASQIGLTPAKDGIFVEDKESPYVNMIVAREDNKEAENVKKFVQAYQSEEVDQAANKIFNGGAVKGW, encoded by the coding sequence ATGTCTTTCACATTTAAAACAATCGCTACGCTGGGCGTTTTGATGGGATCACTGGCACTTGCCGGTTGCGGTCAGGACGAAAAAGATCCCAACCATATTAAGGTTGGTGTGATTGTTGGGGCTGAGCAACAGGTAGCAGAAGCGGCCCAAAAAGTCGCAAAAGAGAAATATGGCCTGGACGTCGAATTGGTTACGTTTAATGATTATGTGCTGCCAAACGAAGCACTGAGCAAAGGCGACATCGATGTAAATGCGTTCCAGCACAAACCTTATCTGGATCAGCAGATCAAAGACCGTGGCTATAAACTGGTTCCGGTCGGTAATACCTTTGTCTATCCTATCGCCGGCTATTCGAAAAAAATTCAGTCACTGGATGAGTTGCAAGCGGGTGCACAGGTTGCGATTCCGAACGATCCCACAAATCTTGGACGTTCACTGCTGCTGTTACAGAAAGTTGGTCTGATCAAACTTAAAGACGATGTTGGCCTGCTACCAACTGTTCTGGATGTGACAGAAAACCCGAAAAAACTGAAACTGGTTGAGCTGGAAGCACCGCAGCTACCGCGTTCACTTGACGATCAGCAGATTGCGTTAGCCGTGATCAATACCACTTATGCCAGTCAGATCGGCCTGACGCCAGCAAAAGACGGTATCTTCGTTGAAGATAAAGAATCACCTTACGTCAATATGATCGTGGCACGAGAAGACAATAAAGAGGCTGAAAACGTGAAAAAATTCGTTCAGGCTTATCAATCTGAAGAAGTCGATCAAGCTGCCAATAAAATCTTCAATGGCGGTGCGGTAAAAGGCTGGTAA
- the rcsF gene encoding Rcs stress response system protein RcsF, protein MRVLPLCLLALLLTGCSVLHKSPESSSSSTTQPTQSEPVRAKPAPRPAPVKLYTNAEDLVSKPFRDLGEVSGEDCQSSAQDSPANINTARKRMQIRASYMKANAALLHKCEIVTSAPGCYRQAICQGSALKVSNQ, encoded by the coding sequence ATGCGTGTTCTACCGCTCTGTTTGTTAGCACTTTTGCTGACAGGGTGTTCAGTGCTGCACAAATCTCCAGAGTCCAGTAGCAGCTCAACCACGCAGCCGACGCAGAGTGAGCCCGTACGCGCCAAACCAGCGCCACGCCCTGCCCCTGTAAAACTCTATACAAATGCTGAAGATCTGGTGAGTAAACCCTTCCGCGATCTTGGTGAAGTTTCCGGTGAAGATTGCCAAAGTAGCGCACAGGACTCCCCGGCAAATATTAATACCGCACGTAAAAGAATGCAGATTCGCGCATCCTATATGAAAGCGAATGCCGCTCTGTTACATAAATGTGAAATCGTAACATCGGCTCCGGGCTGCTATCGTCAAGCCATTTGCCAAGGGTCTGCACTGAAAGTATCTAATCAATGA